Proteins encoded within one genomic window of Gadus macrocephalus chromosome 18, ASM3116895v1:
- the LOC132446671 gene encoding NHL repeat-containing protein 3-like has protein sequence MKKRSHTCLLATTMASILLLMMVLYGSISSHQHQESTPFRHDYQLLGRPLFKLDISWPKYPELFRGAVFAVAVNHYGEVVYVAQRGDAVPKVLVFTTSGDFLMAWNTSTLEMPHGIFLADPESSNPTIWITDVGNGPYGHCVKQYSPSGNLLQVLGTPGTAGSRLSPLQFDQPAEVFVHGSGEIYLVDGDGGANNRLIKLSKDLEVLWVHGERGPGLAQFYIPHSVTVDGYQRVWVADRGNKRIQVFDAVTGDWLATWGSCFPEDAPYSVRLTPDKKYMVVVQLNVNRVSLLEAPPVGVVGQCKVVGMIRLPDDVKPHLVDVDQKTGALYVSEIGAGQAQKYVPIHQDGGAFY, from the exons ATGAAAAAGAGAAGTCACACCTGCCTCCTCGCGACCACCATGGCCTCCATCCTCCTGCTTATGATGGTGCTGTACGGCTCCATCAGCAGCCATCAGCACCAAGAGAGCACCCCTTTCAGACACGACTACCAGCTACTGGGGAGACCTCTGTTCAAACTGGACATATCGTGGCCCAAGTACCCGGAGCTTTTCAGAGGTGCTGTGTTTGCAGTGGCTGTGAACCACTACGGAGAGGTGGTCTATGTGGCACAGAGAG GTGATGCTGTACCCAAGGTATTGGTCTTCACGACCAGTGGAGACTTCCTGATGGCCTGGAACACCAGTACCTTGGAGATGCCTCACGGGATATTTCTAGCAGACCCGGAGTCATCTAACCCCACCATTTGGATCACAGACGTGGGGAATGGCCCATATGGCCACTGCGTCAAACAGTACTCCCCCTCCGGGAACCTCCTTCAG GTGCTTGGGACCCCGGGCACGGCCGGCTCCAGGCTCAGCCCCCTGCAGTTCGACCAGCCGGCTGAGGTGTTCGTCCACGGCTCCGGGGAGATCTACCTGGTGGACGGGGACGGCGGGGCCAACAACCGGCTGATCAAGCTGTCCAAGGACCTGGAGGTGCTGTGGGTCCACGGGGAGCGGGGCCCGGGCCTGGCCCAGTTCTACATCCCCCACAGCGTCACGGTGGACGGCTACCAGCGGGTCTGGGTGGCCGACCGCGGCAACAAGAGGATCCAGGTGTTCGACGCGGTCACGGGGGACTGGCTGGCCACCTGGGGCAGCTGCTTCCCCGAGGACGCGCCCTACTCCGTCCGGCTCACCCCCGACAAGAAGTACATGGTGGTCGTACAGCTCAACGTCAACCGGGTCTCTCTGCTGGAGGCCCCGCCCGTGGGCGTGGTCGGCCAGTGCAAGGTGGTGGGCATGATTCGGTTACCAGATGATGTCAAGCCCCACCTGGTGGACGTGGACCAGAAGACGGGCGCTCTGTACGTGTCGGAGATAGGGGCGGGGCAAGCCCAGAAGTATGTCCCTATTCACCAGGATGGGGGCGCCTTCTACTGA